In Cryptococcus neoformans var. grubii H99 chromosome 9, complete sequence, a genomic segment contains:
- a CDS encoding MFS transporter, SP family, general alpha glucoside:H symporter, producing MAGEDLATSSTSVEDVPPHPSRKVSEDGLLLQEDKEMAAMYANAAAATEKEQNMTLLEGLRLYPKAIAWSVLISSCCAMEGYDISLLGNFYAFDPFNRKFGVELDDGTWQVPARWQTGLSNGAQCGQIIGLIINGVFTERYGYRKVLIASLVWLAAVITIFFCAPNIQVLLAGEILAGIPWGVFQSIAISYASDVCPIALRGYLTCYANFCWGWGQLIGVGVIRAMFSRDDQWAYRIPYAVQWVWPPLILAGVIFAPESPWWLIRHGRMEDAKKSLRRLASPKRNASYDVDETADMIRHTTELEKDITSGASYWDCFKGVDFRRTEIVCAIWSMQNLSGNTFSNYSTYFFEQAGLTGTIPYDFAMGQYAINMVGVFGAWSLMALGFGRRQLILIGLSGLFVALLVMGFMGLFPDSKQREAGLATGSLMLVWAVFYQCTVGTVAYSLVGEIASRRLSIKTVALGRAAYNVVAIICNVLTPYMINPTAWNWGNYAGFFWAGSCLLCFVYAYFRVPEPSGRTYAELDLLFERKISARKFSSTHVNAFDVALHHQVGEDKGVSDHLEKV from the exons ATGGCCGGTGAAGATCTTGCTACCTCCTCGACTTCTGTCGAGGATGTCCCcccccatccttctcgcaAGGTGTCCGAAGATGGTCTATTGTTGCAGGAAGACAAGGAAATGGCTGCCATGTACGCCAATGCTGCCGCCGCAACAG AGAAGGAACAGAACATGACTCTTCTAGAGGGTCTCCGATTGTATCCCAAGGCCATCGCCTGGTCTGTCCTCATCTCTTCGTGTTGTGCCATGGAAGGCTACGACATCTCTTTACTTGGTAACTTCT ATGCGTTTGACCCTTTTAACCGAAAATTCGGTGTGGAACTCGACGACGGTACTTGGCAGGTTCCTGCACGATGGCAAACGGGATTGTCAAACGGTGCCCAATGTGGGCAGATCATTGGTTTGATCA TCAACGGTGTTTTCACTGAACGATATGGTTACCGAAAGGTTCTTATAGCGAGTCTTGTCTGGCTTGCGGCTGTtatcaccatcttcttctgcgcTCCCAACATTCAGGTTCTCCTTGCAGGTGAGATTTTGGCCGGTATTCCTTGGGGTGTCTTCCAGTCTATTGCCATTTCCTATGCCAGTGACGTCTGCCCTATCGCTCTTCGTGGCTA CTTGACCTGTTATGCCAACTTCTGCTGGGGTTGGGGCCAGCTCATAGGTGTCGGGGTCATCAGGGCTATGTTCTCACGTGATGACCAATGGGCTTACCGTATCCCTTATGCTGTTCAG TGGGTGTGGCCTCCTCTCATTCTCGCGGGTGTCATCTTCGCTCCCGAATCTCCTTGGTGGTTGATTCGACACGGCCGAATGGAAGACGCAAAGAAGTCTCTAAGGCGCCTTGCCTCCCCGAAACGCAATGCCTCTTATGACGTTGATGAGACTGCCGACATGATCCGTCACACCACTGAACTCGAAAAAGACATTACTTCCGGTGCTTCTTACTGGGACTGCTTCAAGGGTGTGGACTTCCGTCGTACTGAAATTGTTTGCGCCATCTGGAGTATGCAGAACCTTTCAGGTAATACCTTCAGTAACTAC AGTACCTACTTCTTTGAGCAAGCTGGTCTCACTGGTACCATCCCTTACGACTTCGCTATGGGACAGTACGCCATCAACATGGTCGGTGTCTTTGGCGCCTGGAGTCTTATGGCTCTTGGGTTCGGTCGAAGGCAGCTTATCCTCATTGGTCTTTCTGGTCTCTTCGTCGCTCTCTTGGTCATGGGCTTCATGGGTTTGTTCCCGGATTCTAAGCAAAGGGAAGCTGGTCTGGCTACTGGTTCTCTCATGTTGGTCTGGGCCGTCTTCTACCAGTGCACTGTAGG TACCGTTGCCTATTCCTTGGTTGGTGAAATTGCTTCTCGACGACTCTCGATCAAAACTGTCGCTCTCGGTCGTGCTGCATACAACGTTGTTGCCATCATCTGCAATGTCCTTACTCCTTACATGATCAACCCTACCGCTTGGAACTGGGGCAACTACGCTGGTTTCTTCTGGGCTGGTTCTTGTCTTCTCTGTTTTGTCTACGCATACTTCCGTGTACCGGAACCTTCCGGCCGAACATATGCCGAG CTTGACTTGCTCTTTGAGCGCAAGATTTCTGCCCGCAAGTTCTCTAGCACCCATGTCAACGCTTTTGATGTCGCCCTTCACCATCAGGTCGGTGAAGACAAGGGCGTCTCTGACCACCTCGAGAAGGTTTAA
- a CDS encoding ataxin-3: MDLVPYMYYEKQEAGSQLCAQHCLNNLLQQYTYSEFDLADIAKRLDQAENATLDVNHQLRKSYNYDDTGYFSISVLERALEVWDLTMVRWRGEAMKPYQDHPEDQAAFILNLASHWFALRRFAPNPPHAAASKRWYNLNSFLPNGPEWISPTYLHMVLTQAEQEGYSVFVIRKATPGTKEGEEAGEAEGWGDGGIGQLPESLGDVMAVELGEPVGRSGGLLSGTNGPTRESKTTQLTTRANPETTTVDAGPSSSPPRPPRRRRQPDLSSDPTEVVDDPYARPAPSRSRQSSSRSNPAQYQAIGDDEDDIFDQTHGIPSHYDETPTDENVNDDFEMSHSRPYAGTMDFQFQSRSYDDEDEALQAALKASMADLPEGWEMPDILKPESERQAFTTTTTTTATTTTTPPVAPEMQREETPVATPPVEEVDIVESNEVEDDSDDVQPAEEPSPEEIRRRRLARFG, translated from the exons ATGGATCTCGTTCCGT ACATGTATTATgagaagcaagaagctGGATCTCAGCTCT GCGCTCAACATTGCCT GAATAATCTCCTCCAGCAGTATACCTACTCTGAGTTTGACTTGGCTGATATCGCGAAGAG ACTTGACCAAGCTGAGAACGCTACTCTCGATGTTAATCATCAGCTTAGAAAGTCTTACAACTACGATGATACTGGCTATTTCTCCATCTCAGTTTTAGAGCGGGCATTGGAAGTTTGGGACCTGACCATGGTTAGGTGGAGAGGTGAAGCCATGAAGCCATATCAAGATCATCCAGA AGATCAAGCCGCTTTTATTCTTAATCTCGCATCTCATTGGTTTGCTCTCCGTCGCTTCGCCCCCAATCCTCCTCATGCTGCTGCCTCCAAAAGGTGGTACAACCtcaactccttccttccaaacGGTCCCGAATGGATCTCCCCTACCTACCTCCACATGGTCCTGACACAGGCTGAACAAGAGGGCTACTCCGTATTTGTCATCAGAAAGGCAACACCGGGGACcaaagaaggcgaagaagcaggTGAAGcggaaggatggggagatGGCGGCATCGGTCAGCTGCCCGAATCTCTGGGTGATGTGATGGCCGTGGAGCTAGGCGAGCCAGTGGGAAGGTCTGGTGGACTGTTAAGTGGGACGAACGGGCCCACAAGGGAATCCAAAACTACTCAGTTGACTACACGCGCCAACCCGGAGACTACCACTGTAGATGCCggaccttcatcttcaccgcCCCGGCCTCCTCGTCGACGCCGTCAGCCGGATCTATCGTCAGACCCGACCGAGGTCGTCGACGACCCTTACGCTCGACCAGCTCCTTCTCGCTCACGACAATCATCTTCACGTTCCAACCCTGCCCAATACCAAGCTAttggggatgatgaagacgataTCTTTGATCAGACTCACGGCATTCCTTCACATTATGATGAGACACCTACCGATGAGAATGTTAACGATGATTTTGAGATGAGCCATTCTCGGCCGTACGCTGGTACGATGGACTTCCAGTTCCAAAGCCGGAGCtatgatgacgaggatgaggctCTCCAAGCAGCTTTGAAAGCTAGTATGGCAGACTTGCCCgaaggatgggagatgCCTGATATTTTGAAACCAGAAAGCGAGAGACAGGCATTTACTACTACCACTACTACTACCGCTACCACCACTACTACTCCACCAGTAGCGCCGGAGATGCAAAGGGAGGAAACTCCTGTGGCGACACCACCAGTTGAGGAAGTGGACATAGTAGAGTCAAACGAAGTAGAGGACGACAGCGACGACGTTCAACCAGCTGAGGAACCATCCCCTG AGGAAATTCGACGACGGCGTCTTGCTCGCTTCGGTTAG
- a CDS encoding voltage-gated potassium channel protein beta-2 subunit, protein MSGQRFEPKNMLYRNLGNSGLRVPVFSYGGWLTVGYNQKGDLVKDLMQTAFDSGINMFDNAEAYAAGESESQMGRVIKELGWDRSDIIVTTKVFFGTGDKERHNTRGLSRKHIIEGVNKSLKRLGLDYVDIVFAHRPDVTTPMEETVRAFNYLIDKGLTFYWGTSEWSAMQIQQATEIARRLNMVGPVAEQPHYSMLHRERFEAEYEPLWRYENYGSTIWSPLDSGMLTGKYNDGIPQDSRYHHNLGGAMDERIKELESPEGKAKIEKVKKLTKIAERLGGSMTNLALAWTLKHKGVSTCILGATKPEQIKENVKALDIYPKLTPEVMEEIEKIIDNKPDSPPSYGRLTTDGQLM, encoded by the exons ATGTCCGGCCAGCGATTCGAACCTAAGAACATGCTT TACCGAAACCTTGGAAATTCCGGTCTT CGAGTTCCGGTTTTCAGTTATGGTGGATGGTTAAC CGTTGGATATAACCAAAAGGGTGACCTCGTCAAGGACCTGATGCAGACTGCTTTTGACAGTGGTATCAACATGTTTGAC AATGCTGAAGCCTACGCCGCTGGAGAG TCTGAGTCCCAGATGGGCCGGGTTATCAAAGAGCTTGGCTGG GATCGAAGCGACATCATCGTCACCACCAAGGTCTTCTTTGGCACTGGTGACAAGGAGAGGCATAACACTCGTGGTTTGAGCCGTAAGCACATCATAGAAGGTGTTAACAAGTCTCTCAAGAGGCTTGGACTCGACTATG TGGACATTGTCTTCGCTCACCG ACCTGACGTAACCACTCCTATGGAGGAGACTGTCCGAGCGTTCAACTACCTCATTGACA AGGGTCTTACCTTCTACTGGGGTACCTCTGAGTGGTCGGCCATGCAAATTCAGCAAGCCACTGAGATTGCTCGTCGACTTAACATGGTCGGTCCCGTTGCTGAGCAACCTCACTATTCTATGCTTCATCGCGAGCGATTTGAGGCCGAATACGAGCCTCTCTGGCGATACGAAAACTATGGAAG TACTATCTGGTCTCCTCTCGACTCTGGTATGCTCACCGGTAAATACAACGATGGTATTCCTCAAGACTCTCGATACCATCACAATCTCGGGGGTGCGATGGACGAGCGTATCAAGGAACTCGAGTCTCCCGAGGGCAAGGCCAAGATTGAAAAGGTCAAGAAGCTCACTAAGATCGCCGAGAGGCTTGGTGGGTCAATGACCAACCTTGCTTTGGCTTGGACTTTGAAGCACAAGGGGGTGTCCACTTGTATT CTCGGTGCCACCAAG CCCGAACAGATCAAGGAGAATGTAAAGGCTCTTGATATTTACCCTAAATTGACCCCTGAGGTTATGGAGGAGATCGAGAAGATTATTGATAACAAGCCTGACTCTCCG CCCTCATACGGTCGACTTACGACCGACGGACAGCTTATGTAA
- a CDS encoding homeobox protein cut-like, translating to MAEQNFSAALATWKEINLSELQKNLDTTAVELVDNQKENLVGRKKLAEQTREFKKLPDDAEKFAAIKVLLKAYQAEIDALTRRSKMSETSFLNVYKLLADAPDPYPLLDAAVDQTVKVAEARMLESELVRLREENGELKKSLGEASNLEEKRKKAESKVEQLEEKMDDLIQERVTQKENELNAEYDERMRNYEEREKDLQRQVEMVKKQLRDLHMSNESAEAKLLNANQRQEQDVAARLAELDMVAADLARANERVATVERRNEILRSEIESVRSGSQQADKVKGLEAQISELEAEASRILAALDAAKDAKAEADRQFKKQAEESTKEITARTTEVDGLKAKVKAMADYDEIKRELEIMKYVEFSGADFGDDDGEEPRLPDPNASVANKQRGQSLEKLLTSKNRRLLEDLTKLRVSWEDLSSEHAKAEEMIEGLQVDLALQRELVEKLEGDLMVLNNREDRAGTPGQGLAGLDIGNKPDGRASPANSGSQDTSILPIVTSQRDRFRQRNAELEDELRKQFETISDLRTEVKSLQTDNLKLYEKVRYMGSYRDSSFAKAGPSGGAYSSGGGSGGLLTGVLGRRDEEIGKYKDKYDESLNPFEAFKGREAQRAIQALNPVERGVFSLTRAIVGNKRARNLFILYAGSLHILILFILWNTMAASDSTSHPPVTIQP from the exons ATGGCAGAGCAAAATTTTTCGGCCGCTTTGGCTACATGGAAGG AAATCAATCTTTCGGAACTTCAAAAGAATTTGGACACAACGGCtgttgagcttgttgacaATCAGAAAGAGAACCTGGTCGGCCGTAAGAAGTTAGCAGAGCAGACTCGAG AATTCAAGAAACTCCCAGATGATGCTGAGAAATTTGCGGCTATCAAAGTCCTTCTCAAGGCTTATCAAGCTGAAATTGATGCCCTCACCCGACGATCAAAGATGTCTGAAACATCGTTCTTGAACGTGTACAAGTTACTTGCCGATGCGCCTGATCCCTACCCCCTTTTGGATGCAGCTGTAGATCAAACGGTCAAAGTAGCGGAAGCCAGGATGCTGGAGAGCGAGTTAGTGAGACTGAGAGAGGAAAACGGAGAATTGAAGAAAAGTTTGGGAGAAGCCTCCAActtggaggagaagaggaagaaggctgagaGCAAGGTTGAACAACTAGAGGAAAAG ATGGACGATTTAATTCAAGAAAGGGTTACTCAGAAGGAAAATGAGCTGAATGCAGAGTATGACGAGAGGATGCGCAATTacgaagaaagagaaaaggacCTTCAGAGGCAAGTGGAGATGGTCAAAAAGCAACTTCGAGATCTCCACATGTCCAATGAGAGTGCAGAGGCTAAACTTCTTAATGCCAACCAACGTCAAG AGCAAGACGTTGCTGCGAGATTGGCCGAGCTTGACATGGTGGCCGCTGATCTTGCTCGAGCCAATGAACGCGTTGCAACCGTCGAACGACGAAAT GAGATTCTCCGTTCTGAGATTGAGTCCGTTCGTTCAGGCTCCCAACAGGCTGATAAAGTCAAAGGACTCGAAGCACAAATATCGGAACTTGAAGCCGAAGCATCTCGCATACTCGCCGCTCTTGATGCTGCCAAGGATGCCAAAGCCGAAGCGGATCGCCAGTTCAAGAAACAGGCCGAGGAATCTACCAAGGAAATTACTGCTCGGACTACCGAGGTTGATGGATTGAAGGCCAAGGTGAAGGCGATGGCCGATTATGATGAAATCAAGCGAGAACTTGAAATCATGAAGTATGTGGAATTCTCTGGAGCCGATTTtggagatgacgatggagaGGAACCTCGGTTACCCGACCCAAATGCTTCTGTTGCCAACAAACAACGCGGTCAATCTCTCGAAAAACTTCTCACGTCGAAGAACCGTCGTCTTTTGGAAGATCTCACAAAACTTCGGGTTTCTTGGGAAGATCTTTCGAGTGAGCATGCTaaggcggaggagatgattgaGGGTCTGCAGGTGGATTTGGCCTTGCAAAGGGAATTAGTTGAGAAGCTGGAAGGTGACTTGATGGTTTTAAACAATCGAGAAGACCGGGCAGGAACTCCAGGGCAGGGCCTTGCTGGATTAGATATTGGTAACAAGCCC GACGGCCGTGCATCGCCCGCCAATTCTGGCTCTCAAGATACATCTATCCTGCCTATCGTCACTTCCCAACGTGACCGTTTCCGACAGCGCAATGCTGAGCTGGAAGACGAATTGCGGAAACAATTCGAGACCATATCAGATTTGCGCACTGAAGTTAAATCCCTTCAAACCGATAATCTTAAGCTGTACGAGAAAGTGAGGTACATGGGATCGTACCGAGATTCTTCATTTGCCAAGGCTGGTCCCTCAGGTGGGGCATACTCCTCGGGAGGTGGCTCAGGGGGACTATTGACCGGTGTActgggaaggagagatgaagaaatcgGAAAGTATAAAGACAAGTACGACGAGTCACTTAATCCGTTTGAGGCATTCAAGGGACGAGAAGCCCAAAGAGCTATCCAGGCTTTGAACCCTGTCGAAAGGGGAGTATTTAGTTTGACTAGGGCGATAGTGGGTAACAAGAGGGCGAGAAATCTATTCATTCTCTACGCGGGAAGCTTG CATATTCTAattctcttcattctttgGAATACCATGGCTGCAAGCGACTCCACTTCACATCCGCCGGTGACGATCCAGCCATAG
- a CDS encoding nuclear RNA export factor 1/2, producing the protein MAAYHALSAMANNPNPGSSSLSIRGAATAPSRVVANALRGAGISARTQGMDVDGGGVARGGDRPRGGVERRKRASGPLDQTGRHRPPQGAPHVDKPYGKSAPPRGTARRGGRGGLSNPGRAPSGTPPGISALRQAPSKAEKDHAKSELSRKLSSAEMKAWLENRMIAPGVLDMSNLPNDEWIKSNGIFPPGHPHAPPTAGLVFWRLIDQTFQKTDKITIHTLSLANNNFSHLKQLEKLPIWLPDIRALDLSGNPINHISELDNILASGEKKGKANAGMGSLKSLVELKLNDCLFREKTLARPDGEAIYKHEILRRFPGLRILDGVSLERVIFPIERKPKVKHTEEEKAALVAKPFSFPVEVRPEFFSEEAARNFAMAFCAKFFPCFDNNRTECLPAYAPNALISIAANTLTSRSAQQQIVLKTRLDRPNPVPFEPWINLPSRNFFRNATSIHQRMETLKTAADPAQLAEWWEKAVPRTEHPLTEASKWCFECWVLDSEGGHVRLCLMIQGQFRELPSGTYRSFSRTFILVEAPEGSPAFNAGYPASILSDTMVVHSFFGTGAFDQTRPLGMNGVTIQPPSIPFTPSAASGLGGVLSPSLPSSSTAGAGANGSTGPDPTAQQSLISQISARTGMNAQYAGMCLVQNGWDLEAAIKNFDEIKASIPAEAFQ; encoded by the exons atGGCAGCATACCACGCACTCTCAGCAATGGCCAACAACCCGAACCCCGGCTCGTCCTCGCTCTCCATCAGGGGTGCCGCAACGGCCCCCTCGCGCGTGGTCGCCAATGCCCTCCGCGGCGCTGGCATCTCTGCAAGGACGCAGGGCATGGACGTCGACGGCGGCGGCGTCGCACGGGGCGGAGACAGGCCGCGCGGGGGTGTCGAGCGAAGAAAGAGGGCGTCCGGCCCCCTTGACCAG ACCGGCCGGCACCGACCACCACAGGGCGCGCCACATGTCGACAAACCATACGGCAAGTCCGCCCCCCCGCGCGGCACAGCGAGAAGAGGCGGCCGCGGCGGTCTCTCCAACCCAGGCCGAGCACCGTCGGGCACTCCCCCAGGCATCTCTGCGCTCCGACAGGCACCTTCAAAGGCTGAAAAGGACCACGCGAAATCGGAACTGTCAAGAAAGCTGTCGAGTGCAGAGATGAAAGCGTGGCTGGAAAACCGCATGATTGCCCCGGGTGTACTCGATATGTCG AATCTGCCAAACGACGAATGGATCAAGTCGAATGGAATCTTCCCACCGGGACATCCCCATGCGCCGCCCACTGCTGGTCTAGTATTCTGGAGACTTATCGACCAGACATTCCAAAAG ACCGACAAGATTACAATACACACCCTCTCACTTGCCAACAACAACTTTTCCCACCTCAAACAACTCGAAAAACTCCCCATCTGGCTGCCCGACATCCGCGCTCTAGACTTGAGCGGTAATCCCATCAACCATATCTCCGAGTTGGATAATATCTTGGCGTCGGgcgaaaagaaggggaaagcGAATGCAGGGATGGGCAGTTTGAAGAGTCTTGTGGAACTTAAATTGAATGATTGTCTTTTCAGGGAAAAGACATTGGCAAGACCGGATGGAGAAGCTATTTACAAGCA TGAGATTCTTCGACGATTCCCAGGTCTAAGGATCCTCGATGGAGTCAGCCTCGAACGCGTCATCTTCCCTATTGAGCGGAAACCCAAGGTCAAGCatacagaagaagaaaaagcggCTCTTGTTGCGAAACCGTTTTCGTTTCCCGTCGAGGTTAGACCCGAGTTTTTctctgaagaagctgcGAGGAATTTTGCCATGGCATTCTGTGCAAA ATTCTTCCCATGCTTTGACAACAACCGCACCGAATGTCTCCCTGCATACGCACCCAAcgccctcatctccatcgctGCCAACACCCTCACCTCCCGTTCTGCCCAACAACAAATCGTCCTCAAAACCCGGCTCGACCGCCCCAACCCCGTCCCCTTTGAACCATGGATCAACCTCCCCTCACGCAACTTTTTCCGCAACGCCACCTCGATCCATCAACGGATGGAAACCCTCAAAACAGCTGCCGACCCGGCGCAGTTGGCGGAATGGTGGGAAAAGGCGGTCCCGAGGACGGAACATCCGTTGACCGAGGCGAGCAAGTGGTGTTTCGAGTGTTGGGTGCTGGATAGTGAGGGGGGGCATGTGAGGTTGTGTTTGATGATTCAGGGACAGTTTAGAGAGTTGCCTTCGGGGACGTATAGGTCGTTTTCGAGGACGTTTATCTTGGTGGAAGCCCCCGAGGGGTCTCC CGCATTCAACGCTGGATACCCGGCAAGCATCCTGTCAGACACCATGGTCGTCCATTCCTTTTTCGGGACCGGCGCTTTTGACCAAACTCGGCCGCTGGGTATGAACGGCGTGACCATCCAACCGCCCTCTATCCCTTTTACCCCTTCTGCCGCTTCCGGTCTTGGCGGCGTCCTCAGTCCATCGTTaccctcatcttcaaccgCCGGTGCCGGTGCGAACGGATCAACAGGGCCAGACCCCACAGCCCAACAATCACTCATTTCCCAAATATCCGCAAGGACGGGGATGAACGCCCAGTACGCGGGCATGTGTTTGGTGCAGAATGGATGGGATTTGGAAGCGGCGATCAAGAATTTTGATGAGATTAAAGCGTCGATTCCGGCCGAGGCGTTTCAGTAA